TTGACATCCAATGATTGCCGCCTGCACAGCATGTTGGGTCAAAGCCATGTTGGTTCTTTAAGTTATTCTCTGAAAAATCCCATGTTTCATTAGGAAGGAGGCAAGACTCCATTGAGCCATAAGTTGCGAACGCCCAGCAGCTTCCGCAGGAACCTTGGTCTCTTATTGGGGTAACCTTCCCGAGATTTCGCAGGTCAAATGACGATGGGAATCCTACTAGAGTGCGAGCGGTTGAGATGCGTTCTCCTTTAGAGTGTGAAAGGTCGAGTGGCGGTGGTATAAGGCCTGTTGCGATGCTTTGGTTGGCTTCGGAACTCACCAGAGCGGTCTCTTGAAAATATCTCAGGAACGCAGGATTAGGCGGGGCAGTCGTGGGGATGCTTTCTGTTTGCGAGCTGGCAGGGGCTACGGCGTTCAAACAAAGCAAAATTAAGGAAAGAAAAACTGCCCTTTGTATTCGAGGAACTTTAAGCCTCATTTGGGCCTCCTCTTCATTCTTACCCTAACCTATCTAGTTTATATCGCTACTGCCTTTTTGTCAAGTAAGCAATCAGAAAACTAGTATAAATATTTGGGTATTTATGCTCTAAAGTTTTTCCTGCGCATTGCCAGAATGAAGGTTGAGCGATTTCTCGTTCGTTGAAAGGGGATCCTGGTGAACATTTTACTGCGCAGGATATTTGCCGCTTTTGTATTTGCCGGCATGCTCATCGTCTTGCTTACCTTAACGGCACACGCCCAGGGTTGGAATTCTGCGGTTACAAGTGGCCTTACGTCAGTAACTTGGAAATTTGCTGAAGGTGAATATACATGGACTCTTTTTAATAACTCCTCCCTCCCTGGAGATGCTTGTCGTGAGTACGATGTTTTGATTTGGGAATTAATTCCTTTTCAGGTGGAGGAACCACTTTCTTGGGTGGCTCCTGAAGGCTGGACATGGAGCGGCAACAAATTTAAAATCGCAGACTCAAGCAAGAAATACTTTACACCATGTGCAATAGGGCCAGGGCAATCTGCTGTCTTTAGATATAAACCAAAGCCCAACGGTAAGCTAATCAACAGTAATGGTCCGCAGCCAGTTGGCTTGGCATTCGTTACCCATGTTGCAGCGGTTGTTTCTGGGTCGGGAGCGCTTGACGGCAGTCGCCCTTGGATTCCGAAGTTCACTCAGCATGGCTCAACATGGTTTGATGAATCGAATATGGCGGCAGTTCCTGAACCAGCAGGCTTGGGAATTCTCGCCTTTTATGTTGGGGCTTTTACTTTATATTCTTTATATTGGAGGAATCGCTTAGGATAGGCAATAGCCGCCAGCCATCATTCAATTTTGTGTTCTCCTGCCCAAATGCGCACATACTCAATTAGCCCGCTATATGGAATTGATTTCGAGTAGCTGCCGACCAAGCTTCCTGTATCCATACCGATTTGTAGACCTTCGTGCGGTTTGGCAGGAAGAAGTCCCGCATTCCCCGTGGATGCAACTAGCTTGCCGTCTACGTACAGCTCGATGCCATGTTTTCTAATGGCTGCCGTGAGGCGTACCCAGTCGTTGCCTATTGGGTTGTTCCCTGCAATTTCCGTTAAGGTTTCCTCTGACCTCAATGCAAATCGAGGGATGCCGCCATCGAGATAGAGGGAGTAGCCAAAACTTGCGCCTCCCTGAGCAATGACGACGCCTTCCTTGCCTTTGATGAGCGCTTCAATTGTCCATGGCGTCATGCAAGGATTGAGGGCGGGTGAACTTGAAACGTCAATATAATCCCCTTTTTCAAGCTTGAGGACTTTTCTGCCGCCTTCTTCTACAAATTGTCCGCCGTGTAGAATGCCCTTGTTTCCATGCCCAGACACATCAGTCGCATCGCCGCGAGCAAAGTCAAAGGAAAGCACAAGCCCCTCGATTACCTTAGCTTCTTCTATGGGCCCCACTGGCGGCGCTCCCAACTGTTTACCTTCTGGATATTCTGTTTCCTTCTTTAATCGCTCAAGCTCAGCACGCATTTCCTGTAGTTTCTCCAGATGTGCCGAATCTAGAGCAAGGTTGCGAACCTGAGTCGGGTCATTTCGAAGGTCATATAGCTCCTCAATATCGTTCATATCGGGATAAGAACAGTATGTCCAATCTTTTGAACGAACTCCTAGCATTAAGGGTATTCCTGCTGCCCATTCTTCTCGGAAATATTCGTATAGGAATGACTCGCGCCACTCACTTTTCTTGCCTTTTAGGATTGGTAGGATTGAACGCCCCTGCATTGTTTTGGGAATGTCTACTCCTGCTATATCAAGGAGTGTTGGAGCAAGGTCTATGTTAAGAAACATTTCTTTTCTCTTGCTTCCAGGTTTTATTATCTCTGGGTAGCGCATAAGAAGTGGGATGCGAATTGATTCTTCATATATCAATCGCTTGTCTCCCAAGCCATGCTCGCCCATGAAGAAGCCATTGTCGCTTGCAAAGACAATAACGGTGTTATCAAGCTGACCAGTCTTCTCAAGGGTATCAAGTACTCGTCCCACGCTTTCATCAATAGCTAGTATCGTTCTGTAGTAATCTAGCCGCCTTGGCTCGCGAGGGTTCCATTCACCCCGTTCGACCTTTTGGGGGGCGGGCTCTTTCAGGCTTGCAATCCACCGCTCTCGCCTGACTCCGAACGTAAACGCTCGCCGCATCCACTCGGGTTTGTCCTCGAACGTGTCCTTGTAGCTTGCGGGTTCTGGAATCTCGGCGTTGGGGAATGCGTCTTTGTGCCTGGGCGCAGGGGTAAATGGACTATGAACTGCTTTGTGTGCAAGTATCATGCAGAAGGGCTTGCTCCTCTTGCGTTTTAGCCAATTGACGGCGTAGTTGGTTAGTAAGTCGGTCATATAACCTTCTGCTTGAAACTCATGTCCGTTTTCGTTAAGGTTTGGGTTTTCGTATATGCCCTGAGCCTTAAAGCTGAGCCAATAGTCGAAACCTGGTCGGGGGTCAGCCTTCGGTTCCATATGCCACTTGCCAATGTATGCTGTTTCATAGCCGGCTTTTTGAAGGAGAAGAGGGAACGTTGGACATGAGGGGTCTGGGTCATTAGCTTCATTATTCACAACGCCATGCCTATGGGCATAGGTGCCAGTTAAAAATGAGGCGCGGCTTGGCGAGCACAGCGCAGTGGTTACGAATGCGTTTTCAAAGTGAGCGCCTTCACGAGCGATGCGGTCGAGGTTTGGCGTCTTTAGAAATGATGGCCGGCCCATGAAGCCCATGGCGTCGTATCGCTGGTCATCGGTTAATATAAATAGGATGTTTGGTCGCTTTTCCCCGAATGCAGGTCTTGATAATGAGAGCCCTGTTGTAAGTGTTCCGATGGCCGCGGCTCCTTTTACGACGAACTCTCGTCTAGTCATTTTGCATGATTGTTTGCCCATTATTGATTCCTCCTTTTTATTCAGACGCCTATGGAGCGGGACCGGTTGATTCTCGGATAATCAGTTCGCCGGGGATGTATATATTCGCTCTTTTGGCGTTTGGGTTGTTTCGCAGCCGCACAATCTCATTTACTGCACTTTCTGCGACCAAATCCGCAGAAAGGCCAACGGTGGTGAGGGAGGGGTGCCAGTACTCACCTTCATCAAACGCTCCGTAACCGGCGAATGAGATATCGCGTGGACATTGCATGCCCATGAACTGGGCGCAAGCCATGGCGCCAAGTGCCATAGGGTCGTTTATGCAAATTACGGCGGTGAAATTCAGCTGGCGGGTAATAAGTTCTTGAAAACCCTGAAAGCCGCCGTCAAAGCCAAACCCTTCAACATTCTGCATGAGGCTGGGGTCAATATCAATTCCTGCCTCACGAAGCGCCCGTTCATAGCCGGCGTATTTCTGCATGGTGGTCTTTATGCGAGAGATTGTGTCCCCGATAAAAGCTATGCGCTGGTGTCCTAGTTCGATTAAGTGCCGCGTTAAGGTGTAGCCGGCGTGTTCGCGGTCTGCAGCGACGCTTTCGATGTTTCCTTGGGCGCCCGGAAGAAGATCAATCACGGGCAACCCCTCGTTGGCAAGCTGGGCTAGCGTGCTCTTTTCGACTGCTGGCGAATCCCACAGGACTAATAATCCTTCGTGGTTGCTAATCATGCTGTGATTCAAAAATGACTCTGCCTCGGAATCGTTTTTAACTATATTTACAGTAAGCTGAAGCCCTCGCATTGTTGCTGAGCGGCTGAGCGCCATTGCTGTCTGCGAATGTGACTTAGCCATTTGCCAAGTAACAATTAGCAAAAGAATAGTATCGGTATGTCCGCGCTTGAGGGCTCGGCCTACTGGATTAAACTTATACCCTAATTCCTCCGCTGCAGCCCATACTCTGAGCTTTGTTTCTTTACTTATCCTCGAGGCGTGTTTACTGCCAGCGAGAACATATGACACTGTGGCGTGTGAAACCCCTGCTCTCCTGGCAACATCTTTAATTGTCGGTTGTGTTTTTGACATAGTTTTTGATTGAGTTTAAGAAAACTGAGTATTTATTTTCTACATATCTTATTGCCCAACTTCCGCTAGTACAGGCGTTACTGGTTTTAGTGTTCGCACCTTTGCCTGCCCACCGAGGGAAAGGAGATCTCGAGCCTGCAGAATTCTGGGGGACATTGGCTTATCCTCGGTAGTTTGTCTGCCTGATGAAACTATTCTTACGTCCACCGGTTTCTCTAGAAGGTTCACCATGTTTATGACCGTTCGACTGCCGATTTTGGCAGGGAGCCATTCCACTCCCCATACCGGTTGGTTGGTTGATGCATCTACAACGCGAATCTCGGGCAGTAAGTTCATATTATCAAGCAGTGAGAGCAGTTTGGGCCAGAGTTCTTTATCTGTGCTTGCATCGAGAGGAATAATCACCGCCTGCTTAGAAAGCTGGGCGACTTCGTTATCGGGAAAGTCGTTTCCCCATGGGTCTTTAGATGGTGGGTTACCGAAGATGACGCATTGGCTGGAGGGCGGCAATTTAAGGAGGCTTTTAAAGGATGCCTCTGGCAGGTGGGTTGCATTTGGAAGCATGATGATTTGGTAATCACTTCCCTTGCCGGCAGCAAGTTGCTTTTCTGAAATGAAGTCAATCTTTATGCCGCAGAAGTTCAAGGCTGTGTAAGCTCTGGACATTGCATCTAGATATTGCTGGTTTCGGGCGATAGAAGTATTTGACCACAAAATCGCCACCGGCGCCTTAACGTTCTGCAGAGCCGTAACCTCAGCTGCAAAACGGTTTAGGTCTAGGCATGTGCGCCCGACGGCCTCTGCGCACCCCGGTCGGTCCATCACATTGCCATAGAAGTCCGAACCTTTATCATATGTCTTTTCCCATACCCAAATAGTGGTTGCTCCCTGGCCGTGGATTGCTCCTTGCCAAAGCGCTGTGCGGAAGTTCTCTGGCTTGATGTAATAATTCGAGCGGTCTGGGCTGATGTGGTTTTCTGAATTGAATATCGGCTTCTTGTTTAGTGAGCGCTGTAGGTCATAGCCGATATTCATTGAGCCCCAGGCGATTGTCTCGCCGCTTGGGAACGCGTAGTTGTCATTGCCGTTAATTTGTGAAAGTTCGCCAAAAAGCTCTGGGTCAACGCCCCATGCGATTGTGTACCTCGAAAGGAGTGCCGAGTCCATGATTTTTGCGTGCACAGGAACCTTTGGAGCCATTTCATGAATAACATCTGCTTTCCATTTGTGCCAGTTTGCAAAGCGCTCTTGGTTGAACACGACATAATCGTAGAATTGCGGCGCGTCATACTGGTCATTCGCAGGGATTGGCACTTCAGAAAAGCTTGAAAATTGGGTCTTGTACCGTGCGTTCAGCGTTGCAATGTCGCCATGTACTTTGGCAAGATATTCTGCCCACATGGCTGGTGTGTTATCGCAGCCGGCGGCACGGTCGAAAATAGGCTCATTTGAGAGACAAAAGCTGTGGAGAGCCGGTTTGTCTTTGAATAGAGGGACAACCGTTCGAAGAAACTTCTCTATTATTTGTTTTGCTTCGGGTGCATCCACACAGTATCCAAAGAATCCACCGCCGCCTTTCATTAAATGTGGCCATTTCTGGTATGCCCAACCTGGGAAGTAGTGCGGCGAGAGGAGAATATTTACCATCACATTGTTCTTTGCCGCTTGGTCAAGAACATTCACAATATCTTGCGCAGGCTTGAGATTGACCTCATTTTCCGAGGGGAAAACAGCGCTAGGACCAATCTCAATTTGAATGATGTTCACGCCGTAGCCTGGCCAACGAGGCATATCTGTCCTCACTTGGCCAAAGTGCCCATAGCCGCAGAAAAAGACTGGACCTCGGCTCTTCTTGCCACTTGAATCTTGCCTATCGCCAATAAAGCTCAAGCCCTTTATCTCAACCTTACTCGTGCGATATCTAACAGCGTTTGGTGCAAGTTTTGGATTTTTGAGATATGCCTGCATCTCCGCCATGGCATTGTCGAGTGAGCGATTAAAATCGCCAACAGCCCAATTAGCCCGCGTTATCTCGCCCTTCTGTAAATCCATCCGTGCCAGCGGCAGGAATTGCTCAACCATGGTTCGCGTTACACGCGGATAATCGAGGGGGATTCCTTTCATCTTGCACTTTTTATAGAGTGCATCGAAATCTTTGAGTTTAGCTTCAACCTTGTCCAAATCGGCAGAAATTGCCGAACCGAGTTTCTCAATCTTTTTTGTTCCGGCAACAACCTTGCCTTTTTCATCCGAAATGGTTATGGTGCATTCGAGTTGTCTAACTGGTGCCTTGCCGCTGTTCCACTCCCATTCGAAAGAGTTTTCGCCCGGCTTTACTTGGGCGCTCTTTTTGAAAATGATTTCGCTCCCAGCGCGAATTGTAGCTTCGACGGTTGCTGTGCTTTTCCGTGTAGAATTGAGAAAGATAGCGACTGAGGCGGGAGCGTTGTCACCAATAACCGTGCCTGGCGCTAGAAACCAACCATTTATGCCTTTCGTTTCTAGTGGGGAACCGATGGGTTTGAGTGAAATGTCATCAATCGCTAGTTCATCGCATAAATTGACTACGTTGATACCAATGTTTAGGCTATTTTGGTCATTCTTTGTTCGAAACCTTGTGGATATTTTTTGCCAATCATAGCTACCAGTTGGGATGTTAAGGGTGTAAGAGTTCCAATCGGTGAAATGTATTGCGGATGAAACATTTTTTCCCCGAACCCATACGCTCAATTCATACTCAGTTGCTGGCAATACGCCGATAACCTGGAATAATCTGCCATAGACCTCAGGTTCGAGAGGGCTCTCATTATGGAAGACAATGCATTGCCTGCCTGAGTAAGGATTTTCCTTGCTTACAGCATATGTGCATTTGGCTCTGGAATACCATCCCCAACCTGCACTGCCTTCTTCGAATCCAGGATTGGCTATAACGGGTATTACACCTGCCGCGGCTAGCCTGGCGAGTGCTAGACAAGACAAAATTACTGTTAGAATTCGCATTTTTAACCTCCTTGATTGGCAATGCACGAAAAGACGAATGCCGGAAAAGTAAAAGCCCAAACTAGCATAACCTAGAGGTATGGTGATTCGTGTAACCAACAATACTCCCACTCGGTAAACTTGTCAAGCGTCTACAGATACTTGACAACTCTCCAACCTCACGGCTAGAATGGGGATGAACGGCTGGTTACACGTTAAACTATTTACATCATACTTCGCGGAGTAAACCAAATGAGCTTGCTCAACCGCATCATTTGGGCTACCACAGTCTTTGTCATATTGATTATGGAGCCCTCTGCTTTGGCTATACAGTCAATAGTGATTAGAAACAATCATGACCTGCCATACAAGGGGCCAGTTACCTTCCTTACGGATTCCGCAGATGGATATTTTGAGGCCAAAAATGGCATTGCAGAGGTAGCAAAGGGAAGGGCTTATGTGCTTATTGATATGCCCGGGCATTCGCAACTGCGCTTAACGCGAAAAGGAGATGGCCACCAAAAAGATAGTCTCCTTTTCCAAAGCATCCTCTCCGTGGAGCCGACGGCAAGCGGCCTTAGGCTTCTCTGCCGCGGCGTGGAGATAGGGCGCGTTGAGCTCGGGTTAGTGGTCGTGCCTGGCACGGAAGCCGGCACGGCCCACGCAGTGTCTTGCTTTGAACCGTTAAACTTCGAATTCAGGGGCAAACGATTGATAACTGGTAAGTGCCAGAACTCCGGCTATGACATCGAAATTTCGGTCATGCCATGCGCCGCTGGATTCATTGATTTTGATGCAAAACTTACTAGGGTGGAGGGCAACTCGGAGAAGGCGTATGTTGCCCTTGTGAGGCGAGTTACAACACCCGGAATCGAGCACTTGAGAATGCGCTGGTGTGGGAAAGTTATCGAGGGTTCGGATGAACCAACCAAATACCACAGGAACTTCACAATGACCCATGGCGCCGATTGGTGCTCTTGGAAGGCGGGTGGTTTCCACTTTGCAGTAGTAAATGGCTTTGCGGCGGGATTGACCGCTGAGGAGAAACCGGGTCGCTGGATTGCCGTCAACAGCTACTACATCCGTGAGGCAGTCCGAAAAGATGGCGACAGCGTGTATTTGGTTTCCCAAATTGCTGGGCCAAGTCCCGAACAAGAGCGCACACGTTCACAGTTGCCAACTTCCTATGTTCCTCCCATAAAAGGTGAGCCAGTTCAACTGCGGTGGCGGCTGGTAATTGCTGAAAAGCCTAAGGTTGGGTGGGAGGATAGCCAACTATTTGTATATTCGGGTTTTCAGCGCGTGGTTGATTTGGGCGATACTGTAATAGTTGACCTGGGTGTTCCATTTGTTGAGTTTGGAACAAGTTATTTCCCTTATTCGACTATGTGCGAGAACTTTGACTATTATCGAGTGTCTGGTCTTGACCGCGAAGGCTGGTGGCCCTTCTCGCCGAAGCTATGGAAAAAATGGCGGGATTTAACTCCTCAAATGAAGACCGACCTTCGAATCATTCGCTCGATGGGTTTTGATTGGGTGCGCCTGCACCACTTGGAGCTTCTCGGCGAGATGGATAGAAAAGATGCACTAGCGTTTCTTGATTTCTACATGAGTGAGTGCCGCATGCTTGGGCTCAAAGTGTTGGTAGACACAGCAGGCTCGCCGGAATGGATGCAAACCATTGTCCGTCGGTATGGTGATGTTGTGAAGCGGGTTGAGTTGGAAAACGAAATTCTAATCCCAGGGATAAAACCAGGTGATGGAGAACGCTGGACTGCTCAGTACAATGCAATCAAGAAAGTTTCCCCTGATACGCAGGTTTTTCTCAGCGGCAACTGCAATGTTGGGATGTTTGATCGTCTCTTGCGGCTGGGAGTGCCTTTCGACCGCGCAGGATATCATTTCTACCAACACGGTCCAGAATGGGACATCGCAACTTCGTCTATTGCACTTGCCATGGCAGGCTATGCCCGAACCATCTGCCGCGAGCCAACGCTTGGTGAGTTCAATTGGAAGATATTGACCCGCTGGACTCCCGAAGCCCGAGCAAGGGAGTTTGCAAAGATATACGGCGGAATGCTCAAACCGAGAGCGATACCCGAATTTATGCAGTTCCACTGGCAGGAAACGCTGAGCGTGAATCCACGGCTTACTCGACAAGGCATTCGCCATTATGAGACAATCCATCTCGACCGCCGACCAAAACCAGAAGCGGTGGAGCTAATGGGGCTTATGCGGCGGTATGCACGGCCCGATTCTCCAATTCGCATGTTTCCAATAACAATTGGAGAGACAGTATTTAGGGACGGCAGAGCCACGGCTAATTTTACTATCGAGAACAAGACTAGTAGGACAATCTCGTTGAGGCTTTCGGCAGTTGCTTTCGGTGGTGTAAAATCGCGGCTGCTTACAGGGTCACAAGTTACCATTAAACCTGGTGGAAAGGCGGAGGGAAGTATCGAAATCTTGCTGATGCCCGGCGCGCAAGTCGGCACCTATCATCACTTCCTCAAGGTTGACTACCCAGGAGGTAGTGCTTACGGCTGGGGAATTGCCTCTAATCAAGGGATGCCCAAGTTCAGCGACCCTATTTTGCCCGACCTCGTGGAGTATCCCCAGGGACCTGGTGTTGTTAAGCAATTTGATTATGCCCATCCCATAACTGTTGCATTTGGCAAGGATTCGCCAGCGCAGGAATTGGAAATGGCTTACCAAATCTTCAATACTCTCCAATCTGCGACAGGCAGATTACTCTACTTGTGCAGTGTTGAGGATTTGCCTAAAGAGCGGATAGCGAACGATAATCTAATTTTAGTTGGCACTCCGAAAACAAACATATTGATAGGCAATCTATCACAAAGCATTCCTAAAGACAAAGGAGTGGTCATACTTCATAATGCTAGCAATGGCCGCCAGTGGCTAATTCTTACAGGCGAGTCAAAGGAATCTGTTGCGGCGGCTGCGACTGATTTCACCTTGAGGTATTGGGTGAACGCAAAGGATTCCGTTATTAGGATAGCTGGCATGGAAAAAGGTGCCGCCCTGGGAAACCGCGCTAAGCCTGGGGAAGTTAATATGCCTTAAAAAATTAGCGTTGGCTTTTTCGAAATTAGAATAGCCTTCCGCAACTTTTCCAAAAAAGTAAGGAGCAACAGATGAGAAAAGACCAATTCGAGCAATTGAAGGCGATTGTGCAAGGAGCAAAGATCAAGCCTCCAGTAGCATTATTAGTTGACAGCCCTTGGATTCCGCCGTTTGTGGGAATAGAGGCAATGGAATACTTCACCGAACCTGATAAATGGCTGGAGGCGAACCTGCACGTTGTCGAGCGCTTCCCTGATGTGATATTTATACCAGGCTTTTGGGTGGAATACGGAATGGCGATTGAGCCCTCTGCGCACGGGTGCAAAGTATCATGGTGGAAGGATTCTCCACCTTCGGTTTCGCCTGTGCTCTCCGACATCTCTGAGGTCAGCCGGCTAACAGTGCCATCGCCGCAAAATGACGGACTAATGCCGTTTGTGCTGCATCTTCAGCGGCGTGCTCAAGAACAAATTGCCCCAATGGGGTATTCAATTCGCATAGTCTCTGCACGAGGTCCGCTCGCACTTGCAACATTCATTCGGGGGATTACCGAGTTCCTGATAGACATAAAAATTGAACCTGAGAACTCGCATCGTTTGCTCGATATTTGCACTGAAACCGTAATCCGCTGGTTGGATGCCCAAGCAAAGAACTTGCCCGATGTTGAGGCAATTTTTGTTCTTGATGACATAGTAGGTCTTTTATCACCAGCTGACTACGAAGAGTTCGCCCACCCATATCTTAAGCGAATATTTGATGCTTTTAATGGCATGCTCAAACTCTATCACAATGATGCGAATATTGAGCCATTTGCCGAGCGCCTGGCAGAAACGGGATTCGATATCTTGAATTTCAGCCATCTAATAGACGCTGGCGAACTCTATCGGCGGATTGGAGACAAGGTAGTCCTAATGGGAAATGTTCCGCCTCTTCAGGTGATGGCAGAGGGGACGCCGGAGCAGGTGAGAGAAAGCGCCAAGCGAGCGCTTGATGGGACTGGGGGGCGCATAATACTCTCCGCTGGCGGCGGCACGAATCCCGGCACATCAGCTGAGAATATAGATGCTCTTGTCCAAGCGGCGCGGGAGTGGTCAGAAAGCCATGGCTAGTTTTGCCGCTAGTTGCTTGATGCGTGCCTTGGATATCTCTTTCCGAGGAATTTCATCCCTGCAAGAACGATTACAATAGCTTGGATAACCGTGACTATCTCCTTTGGCGTTTCGGTGATTAGCTGCATACTTACCGCGCCATTTCTCAGCGCACCGAAGAGGAGTGCTGAAAGCGCTGTTCCGACGGCAGTGTTATTACCGAGAAGAGCGACAGCGATGCTGTCGAAACCATATCCGGGGGAGAATTGGTCATAGAACCGATGGTGTACCCCTAGAACTTCGACTGCGCCTGCGAGTCCTGCTAGCCCGCCGCTAAATAACATAGCAAGCACAATCATCCCTGGCACATTTATGCCGGATGCTCGGGCGGCGTCCTGGTTAGTGCCTACCACCTTTAGTTCATAGCCGACTACCGTGCGATTCATTAGGAATGCAAAGCCGATAACGCCAAGAACTGCTATAAGAATTCCCCAATGTGCGCCTCCGAGGCTACCTAAAAAAGCGGTTGGCTGAATTTCGGGCGTCTGCGGCGCCATTGAGTTGGGGTCTTGAAATTGGTTGGTTACAAGGTAGTGAGTTAGGAAAAAGGCTATGTAGTTAAGCATGATTGTAGTGATGACCTCATGCACACCGCGTTTTGCCTTTAGCAAGCCAGGCAGGAAGCCCCAAAGTGCACCGCCAAAGATTCCCGCAATGAGGCATAAGGGGGTATGCAAAGGCGCTGGCAGTTTTAGAGTGTAGCCAGCCAACGCTGCCGCAAGCCCGCCGATTAGGAGCTGACCCTCTACGCCAATGTTGAAAATCCCCGCACGGAGACCTAGTGCTACCGCCAGCCCAGCAAGCGTAAGTGGGATTGCCTTGACAATGGTTTCGCAGACTGCCGGAACACTTCCAAATGCGCCCGAGAACATTGCGCCAAATGCGGCAAAGGGATTTTCTCCTGATGCTAGGATAACTATCGCACCAATCCCAAATGCAATTCCCAGCGTTGCCAATGGATTGCCAGCCGCATGCAAGAAAGGCGACAACCTGTTAATTATGGGGGCGCTCTTCATGCTCCACCTTGGCTTTCTTCCTTTGACGAAGATGGCAAAATGCCTTCTCCAAGCATCAGTGCTCCCACGTTCTGGGGGGTTGCCTCTTCTCCTTTTAAGATGCCAGCAATTCGACCTTGGAACATCACCATTACTCTATCGCTAAGGCTTAGTATTTCATCCAAATCGTAGGATATCAACAAAATTCCTGCTCCTTGGTTGCATGCTTCAATTAAGCGCATTCGCACCTCTGCCGATGCGCTTACGTCCAAGCCGCACGTTGGCTGGCTTGCAATCAGCAGTCTAGGCTCGCGCTCAAGCGCTCGGCCAAACACGAGCTTTTGCTGATTTCCTCCTGAGAGCTGTCCGGCAGCCATTTCAGGACCAATTGCCCTTATATTGAGGTTCTCGATTAAGCGCGATGCATGCTCCCGACAAGCCCTTATATTAAGAATGCCAGCCTTCGCAATTGGTTCCTCCCAGTGTGAGCCAAGTATTGCATTATCTATTATGCGATTCTCAAGCAGGAGAGCAAAGCGGCGGTCCTCAGGTATGTAAGCAATTCTTAATTTAAGACGCTGGCGGACCGACATACCGATGATTTCCCGACCATCAAGCTTGATGC
This region of Armatimonadota bacterium genomic DNA includes:
- a CDS encoding uroporphyrinogen decarboxylase family protein, whose amino-acid sequence is MRKDQFEQLKAIVQGAKIKPPVALLVDSPWIPPFVGIEAMEYFTEPDKWLEANLHVVERFPDVIFIPGFWVEYGMAIEPSAHGCKVSWWKDSPPSVSPVLSDISEVSRLTVPSPQNDGLMPFVLHLQRRAQEQIAPMGYSIRIVSARGPLALATFIRGITEFLIDIKIEPENSHRLLDICTETVIRWLDAQAKNLPDVEAIFVLDDIVGLLSPADYEEFAHPYLKRIFDAFNGMLKLYHNDANIEPFAERLAETGFDILNFSHLIDAGELYRRIGDKVVLMGNVPPLQVMAEGTPEQVRESAKRALDGTGGRIILSAGGGTNPGTSAENIDALVQAAREWSESHG
- a CDS encoding sulfatase-like hydrolase/transferase, encoding MGKQSCKMTRREFVVKGAAAIGTLTTGLSLSRPAFGEKRPNILFILTDDQRYDAMGFMGRPSFLKTPNLDRIAREGAHFENAFVTTALCSPSRASFLTGTYAHRHGVVNNEANDPDPSCPTFPLLLQKAGYETAYIGKWHMEPKADPRPGFDYWLSFKAQGIYENPNLNENGHEFQAEGYMTDLLTNYAVNWLKRKRSKPFCMILAHKAVHSPFTPAPRHKDAFPNAEIPEPASYKDTFEDKPEWMRRAFTFGVRRERWIASLKEPAPQKVERGEWNPREPRRLDYYRTILAIDESVGRVLDTLEKTGQLDNTVIVFASDNGFFMGEHGLGDKRLIYEESIRIPLLMRYPEIIKPGSKRKEMFLNIDLAPTLLDIAGVDIPKTMQGRSILPILKGKKSEWRESFLYEYFREEWAAGIPLMLGVRSKDWTYCSYPDMNDIEELYDLRNDPTQVRNLALDSAHLEKLQEMRAELERLKKETEYPEGKQLGAPPVGPIEEAKVIEGLVLSFDFARGDATDVSGHGNKGILHGGQFVEEGGRKVLKLEKGDYIDVSSSPALNPCMTPWTIEALIKGKEGVVIAQGGASFGYSLYLDGGIPRFALRSEETLTEIAGNNPIGNDWVRLTAAIRKHGIELYVDGKLVASTGNAGLLPAKPHEGLQIGMDTGSLVGSYSKSIPYSGLIEYVRIWAGEHKIE
- a CDS encoding LacI family DNA-binding transcriptional regulator, which codes for MSKTQPTIKDVARRAGVSHATVSYVLAGSKHASRISKETKLRVWAAAEELGYKFNPVGRALKRGHTDTILLLIVTWQMAKSHSQTAMALSRSATMRGLQLTVNIVKNDSEAESFLNHSMISNHEGLLVLWDSPAVEKSTLAQLANEGLPVIDLLPGAQGNIESVAADREHAGYTLTRHLIELGHQRIAFIGDTISRIKTTMQKYAGYERALREAGIDIDPSLMQNVEGFGFDGGFQGFQELITRQLNFTAVICINDPMALGAMACAQFMGMQCPRDISFAGYGAFDEGEYWHPSLTTVGLSADLVAESAVNEIVRLRNNPNAKRANIYIPGELIIRESTGPAP
- a CDS encoding beta-galactosidase yields the protein MRILTVILSCLALARLAAAGVIPVIANPGFEEGSAGWGWYSRAKCTYAVSKENPYSGRQCIVFHNESPLEPEVYGRLFQVIGVLPATEYELSVWVRGKNVSSAIHFTDWNSYTLNIPTGSYDWQKISTRFRTKNDQNSLNIGINVVNLCDELAIDDISLKPIGSPLETKGINGWFLAPGTVIGDNAPASVAIFLNSTRKSTATVEATIRAGSEIIFKKSAQVKPGENSFEWEWNSGKAPVRQLECTITISDEKGKVVAGTKKIEKLGSAISADLDKVEAKLKDFDALYKKCKMKGIPLDYPRVTRTMVEQFLPLARMDLQKGEITRANWAVGDFNRSLDNAMAEMQAYLKNPKLAPNAVRYRTSKVEIKGLSFIGDRQDSSGKKSRGPVFFCGYGHFGQVRTDMPRWPGYGVNIIQIEIGPSAVFPSENEVNLKPAQDIVNVLDQAAKNNVMVNILLSPHYFPGWAYQKWPHLMKGGGGFFGYCVDAPEAKQIIEKFLRTVVPLFKDKPALHSFCLSNEPIFDRAAGCDNTPAMWAEYLAKVHGDIATLNARYKTQFSSFSEVPIPANDQYDAPQFYDYVVFNQERFANWHKWKADVIHEMAPKVPVHAKIMDSALLSRYTIAWGVDPELFGELSQINGNDNYAFPSGETIAWGSMNIGYDLQRSLNKKPIFNSENHISPDRSNYYIKPENFRTALWQGAIHGQGATTIWVWEKTYDKGSDFYGNVMDRPGCAEAVGRTCLDLNRFAAEVTALQNVKAPVAILWSNTSIARNQQYLDAMSRAYTALNFCGIKIDFISEKQLAAGKGSDYQIIMLPNATHLPEASFKSLLKLPPSSQCVIFGNPPSKDPWGNDFPDNEVAQLSKQAVIIPLDASTDKELWPKLLSLLDNMNLLPEIRVVDASTNQPVWGVEWLPAKIGSRTVINMVNLLEKPVDVRIVSSGRQTTEDKPMSPRILQARDLLSLGGQAKVRTLKPVTPVLAEVGQ